A genomic region of Sulfobacillus acidophilus DSM 10332 contains the following coding sequences:
- a CDS encoding 5-deoxyglucuronate isomerase (PFAM: KduI/IolB family~COGs: COG3718 Uncharacterized protein involved in inositol metabolism~InterPro IPR010669~KEGG: aac:Aaci_1576 myo-inositol catabolism IolB domain protein~SPTR: Myo-inositol catabolism IolB domain protein) codes for MLHITAQDYHGYHSVVGPDNGVLQYLTLGLVKLAPGEAYTGETGDFEQVVVLLSGRMEVTVDEHAFTGQRKNVFKDRATAVYLPPHRDFHIRNIGDATLEAALAGSPATGAFDPFIVTPDEVKPRRVGRDNWVRTVQDIIVQNGEGRVQRIVVGETINDAGNWSGYPPHKHDTYEPGIEADMEELYHFRLSPVQGFGTQLHYRYEPMTAEAYLVRDGDTFMIPDGYHPVVAGAGYRLYYLWIMAGEGDRVLTPHEDPRHVWVKEAGA; via the coding sequence ATGCTTCATATAACGGCCCAAGATTATCACGGATATCACTCGGTCGTCGGACCGGATAACGGGGTCTTGCAATACTTGACGTTGGGATTGGTGAAATTAGCGCCTGGCGAAGCCTATACCGGAGAGACCGGCGATTTTGAACAAGTCGTGGTATTGTTGAGCGGTCGTATGGAAGTCACCGTCGATGAACACGCCTTTACCGGGCAGCGCAAAAACGTTTTTAAAGACCGTGCGACCGCGGTCTATTTGCCGCCACATCGGGATTTTCACATACGAAACATCGGTGACGCCACGCTGGAAGCGGCACTGGCCGGAAGCCCGGCCACGGGCGCCTTTGATCCGTTTATCGTGACCCCCGACGAGGTCAAACCACGGCGGGTGGGCCGCGATAACTGGGTGCGCACCGTACAGGACATCATTGTCCAAAATGGTGAAGGCCGAGTCCAACGGATTGTGGTAGGCGAGACGATTAATGATGCCGGTAATTGGTCCGGCTATCCGCCGCACAAACACGACACCTATGAACCCGGAATTGAAGCGGACATGGAAGAGCTCTACCATTTCCGGCTTTCGCCGGTCCAAGGATTCGGGACTCAGCTGCACTACCGCTATGAGCCGATGACCGCCGAGGCCTATCTCGTGCGCGACGGCGATACCTTTATGATTCCGGACGGATATCATCCGGTGGTGGCCGGCGCCGGGTACCGCCTATATTACTTATGGATTATGGCGGGGGAGGGCGATCGTGTCCTAACGCCTCATGAAGACCCTCGGCATGTTTGGGTTAAGGAAGCGGGTGCATGA